In Planctomycetia bacterium, a genomic segment contains:
- a CDS encoding polysaccharide pyruvyl transferase family protein, translated as MHRVLAFINPKLSTRNVGDLFIEDAVKRILSYDAAESIDIDPRQPITDQHIAEINRCDAAVIVGTNLWYRQLARPGRWCFTAEQLKAIRVPIIPLGVGTTRHVGEDNAFDDDTLEQLRIIHDSCHQASVRDERTREALAEAGIRNVTLTGCPTLYRSLAAQWTMRPLDSERPVGVSPSRMNAFPVRATPYSALGVQPYRRENHVALTVRKGQRRNVRSLVQILQRKRFTLTVAAQQDKDRFLGWGIPWFAPSVPTLYRYDLAPYVDLVERSFGAIGCRLHGNMFHLSHGNPAVFLANCSRAESYCQTYGLPYYYCPDHESLTAGQLNEAVERLGDRGEYTRFAERYAHFHRVLGDTLVANGLEHRLKQAEPAKQFSRRAA; from the coding sequence ATGCATCGCGTTCTGGCCTTCATCAATCCGAAATTGTCGACGCGCAATGTCGGGGATTTGTTCATTGAGGACGCGGTCAAGCGGATCCTGTCGTACGACGCGGCGGAGAGCATCGACATCGATCCGCGGCAACCGATCACCGATCAACACATCGCCGAGATCAATCGTTGCGATGCGGCCGTGATTGTCGGCACCAATCTCTGGTACCGGCAATTGGCCCGGCCGGGACGCTGGTGCTTCACGGCCGAGCAATTGAAGGCGATCCGCGTGCCGATCATTCCCTTGGGAGTCGGCACGACGCGGCACGTCGGCGAAGACAACGCCTTCGACGACGATACGCTCGAACAACTCCGGATCATTCACGACTCCTGCCATCAGGCCAGCGTGCGCGACGAGCGGACGCGCGAGGCCCTGGCCGAGGCCGGGATTCGCAACGTCACGCTGACCGGCTGCCCCACGCTGTACCGCAGCCTGGCGGCGCAATGGACCATGCGTCCCTTGGACAGCGAGCGTCCCGTGGGTGTCTCTCCATCGCGAATGAACGCGTTTCCGGTCCGGGCGACTCCCTATTCGGCGCTAGGCGTGCAGCCCTATCGCCGCGAAAACCACGTCGCACTCACGGTGCGCAAAGGCCAGCGCCGCAACGTGCGGAGCCTGGTGCAGATCCTGCAACGCAAACGGTTTACGCTAACCGTGGCCGCGCAACAGGACAAAGACCGCTTCCTCGGCTGGGGCATCCCCTGGTTCGCGCCGAGCGTCCCGACGCTGTACCGATACGACCTGGCCCCCTATGTCGACCTCGTGGAACGCTCGTTCGGCGCCATTGGCTGCCGACTGCACGGCAATATGTTCCACCTCTCGCACGGCAACCCGGCGGTGTTTCTGGCCAATTGCTCCCGGGCGGAATCGTACTGCCAGACGTACGGGCTTCCCTATTACTACTGTCCGGACCACGAGTCGCTGACCGCAGGGCAGTTGAATGAGGCCGTGGAACGCCTCGGCGATCGCGGCGAATACACCCGATTCGCGGAACGCTACGCCCACTTCCACCGGGTGCTCGGCGAC
- a CDS encoding class I SAM-dependent methyltransferase, with the protein MSTVSAENRQHRPNAAVASGYWEAKAVAYDCLHDRLREMLRVIAQRRPASIFDVGCSTGEVARGVTALLPQTRYFGCDISKTAVAKLGRPNVVQCDLNVDGVPFGDQRFDCVVASGICEYVADQQNLLSELARRLTPSGALLASYVNIDHIARRWRRWLGKRPRDNHTWQTLVPLTEFAGWLQDAGLRILERIPTHGFISRTSELADRLYPTRHLCKWAPGLMSLLAPQVIFVCERSEQPSATPNVIPAGR; encoded by the coding sequence GTGTCGACCGTTTCCGCCGAAAATCGCCAACATCGACCGAACGCCGCCGTGGCCAGTGGCTATTGGGAAGCCAAGGCCGTCGCCTACGACTGCCTGCATGATCGACTTCGCGAAATGCTCAGGGTGATCGCCCAACGGCGGCCGGCGAGCATTTTCGACGTGGGTTGCAGCACCGGCGAGGTGGCCCGCGGCGTGACGGCGCTGCTGCCGCAGACGCGCTACTTCGGCTGCGATATTTCGAAGACGGCCGTCGCCAAGTTGGGTCGCCCCAACGTCGTGCAGTGCGACCTGAATGTCGATGGTGTGCCCTTCGGCGATCAACGATTCGATTGCGTCGTGGCCTCCGGCATTTGCGAGTATGTCGCGGACCAACAGAATTTGTTGAGCGAACTCGCGCGACGATTGACGCCCAGCGGCGCGCTGCTGGCGTCCTACGTGAACATCGATCACATCGCCCGGCGCTGGCGACGCTGGCTCGGCAAGCGCCCGCGCGACAACCACACCTGGCAGACGCTTGTGCCGTTGACGGAATTCGCAGGCTGGCTGCAAGACGCTGGGCTCCGCATCTTGGAGCGTATTCCCACGCACGGATTCATCTCGCGCACAAGTGAACTTGCGGATCGTCTCTATCCGACGCGGCATTTATGCAAATGGGCGCCGGGACTCATGAGCCTGCTGGCGCCGCAGGTAATTTTTGTCTGTGAACGAAGTGAACAGCCCTCAGCGACGCCGAACGTGATTCCCGCCGGGCGCTAA